From Triticum aestivum cultivar Chinese Spring chromosome 4A, IWGSC CS RefSeq v2.1, whole genome shotgun sequence, a single genomic window includes:
- the LOC123085072 gene encoding DExH-box ATP-dependent RNA helicase DExH14, producing MLAPLPRLTGSLRPHFDADQAYLLRKAALQARALPRPHDEWALARRFVPNWDDAPSDVRQAYKQFIGAVVELLNGEVVSEELQQVAQAVYRLFGTESDTTQKPLQRRNELERLVGYNVQDSVLKKLAQFAQKLRSLQRGSIQEFVQEDTKAVDGDDTSEFGASFDFKAPSRFIIDVTLDDDLPLGSGVLSSFQEEQHDASTTSCNSTAFAGPVNLRWLKDQCDLITRSGGSMLSGDELAMALCRVLRSNKAGDEIAGELLDMVGDGAFEIVQDLLSHRKELGDAIQHGLTILKSEKVSSNNQPKMPTYGTQVTIQTEYERQLDKIKRKEGRRAKRGAENGMNDFGADDFSSLLQASERKQPFDDMIGTGEGESSFQVTSLPQGTTRKHMKGYEEVKIPPTPTAPLGPNEKLIEIRELDDIAQAAFQGYKSLNRVQSRIFQATYNTNENILVCAPTGAGKTNIAMIAVLHEVKQHFREGILHKNEFKIVYVAPMKALAAEVTATFGRRLSPLNLVVKELTGDMQLTRSEIEETQMIVTTPEKWDVITRKSSDMALSMLVKLIIIDEVHLLNDDRGSVIETLVARTLRQVESMQSMIRIVGLSATLPTYKEVAEFLRVNADTGLFYFDSSYRPVPLAQQYIGITERDYAKRNDLFNSICYDKVVESIKQGHQALVFVHTRKDTGKTARTLIDLAAKAGEVELFSNADHPQYGLIKKDVSKAKSREVTEFFDSGFGIHNAGMMRSDRNLMERLFADGLLKVLVCTATLAWGVNLPAHTVVIKGTQLYDAKAGGWRDLGMLDVMQIFGRAGRPQFDKSGEGIIITTHDKLAYYLRLLTSQLPIESQFLGSLKDNLNAEVALGTVTNVREACAWLGYTYLFRRMKTNPLVYGITWEEVIGDPSMGAKQRSFIIDAARSLDKAKMMRYDEKSGNFYCTELGRIASHFYLQYSSVETYNEMLRRHMSESEVINMVAHSSEFENIVVREEEQDELETLARKACPLEVKGGPTDKHGKISILIQVFISRASVDSSSLHSDAQYISQSLGRIMRALFEICLRRGWSEMTSLLLEYCKAVDRKIWPHLHPLRQFDRDISPEILWKLEERNVDLDRLYEMEENDIGALIRFSHQGRLVKQYVGYFPHVNLSASVSPITRTVLKVDLLITPEFVWKDRHHGMSQRWLIIVEDSENDTIYHSELFTLTKKMARGTPTKMSFNIPIFEPHPPQYYIRAVSDSWLHAESIFTVSFHNLTLPQTQITHTELLDLKPLPLSALGNKAYEDLYRFTHFNPIQTQAFHVLYHTETNVLLGAPTGSGKTISAELAMLHLFNTQPDMKVVYIAPLKAIVRERMNDWRHRLVTQLGKKMVEMTGDFTPDMVALLSADIIISTPEKWDGISRSWHSRSYVMKVGLMILDEIHLLGADRGPILEVIVSRMRYISSQTERSIRFVGLSTALANARDLADWLGVRDDGLFNFKPSVRPVPLEVHIQGYPGKFYCPRMNSMNKPAYAAICTHSPDKPVLIFVSSRRQTRLTALDLIQLAASDEKPTQFLSMADNSLDMILSQVTDSNLRHTLQFGIGLHHAGLNDRDRSLVEELFSNNKIQVLVCTSTLAWGVNLPAHLVIIKGTEYYDGKTKRYVDYVITDILQMMGRAGRPQYDQHGKAVILVHEPKKSFYKKFLYEPFPVESNLREHLHDHINAEIVSSTIGNKEEAIIYLTWTYLYRRLVVNPSYYGLEDTETYTLNAYLSRLVETTLEDLEDSGCIKVDDHSVQSLILGKIASQYYLSYLTVSMFGSNIGPNTSLEAFVHILSAAAEFDELPVRHNEDTLNRTLCEKVPYSVDQHHLDDPHVKANLLFQAHFSRAELPISDYITDLKSILDQSIRIIQAMIDVCANSGWLSSALTCMHLLQMIIQGLWFERDSSLLMLPSMNDNLLDHLKGRGVSTVLSLLDRSREELHKLLQPFSAAELYQDLQHFPRLDVKVKLQNEDKEQSKPQMLNIRMQIKNTRRSPRVFSSKFPKAKQEAWWLVLGNITSSELYGLKRISFADRVLNTRMELPPMLNMQEAKLIVVSDCYLGFDQEVSLGHLAKV from the exons ATGCTGGCGCCGCTCCCTCGCCTGACGGGCTCCCTCCGCCCCCACTTCGACGCCGACCAGGCCTACCTCCTCCGCAAGGCCGCCCTCCAAGCCCGCGCCCTCCCAAG GCCGCATGACGAGTGGGCGCTCGCCCGGAGGTTCGTGCCCAACTGGGACGACG CTCCCAGCGATGTGCGCCAGGCGTACAAGCAGTTTATCGGCGCCGTGGTGGAGTTGTTGAACGGGGAGGTGGTGTCTGAGGAACTCCAGCAGGTTGCTCAGGCTGTCTATAGGTTGTTCGGCACGGAGTCCGACACCACCCAGAAGCCCCTCCAGAGAAG GAATGAATTGGAACGACTTGTGGGCTACAACGTGCAAGACTCAGTTCTGAAAAAGTTAGCTCAGTTTGCTCAGAAGCTCCGTTCCCTTCAACGGGGGAGCATTCAGGAATTTGTACAGGAAGACACGAAGGCCGTAGATGGAGATGATACAAGTGAATTTGGGGCAAGCTTTGACTTCAAAGCACCTTCTCGTTTCATTATTGATGTTACGCTTGATGATGACCTACCATTGGGAAGTGGTGTATTGAGTTCATTTCAAGAggagcagcatgatgccagcacTACATCTTGTAATTCAACTGCTTTTGCGGGTCCTGTGAATTTGAGGTGGCTAAAAGATCAGTGTGATCTGATAACTAGAAGTGGTGGCTCGATGCTCTCGGGAGATGAACTTGCAATGGCTCTGTGCAGAGTGCTACGTTCCAATAAAGCAGGCGATGAG ATAGCTGGTGAACTGCTGGACATGGTTGGGGATGGTGCCTTTGAAATAGTTCAGGATCTTCTTTCA CATAGAAAAGAGCTAGGGGATGCAATTCAGCATGGATTGACGATACTGAAATCAGAAAAGGTGTCTTCAAATAATCAACCAAAGATGCCAACATATGGCACACAA GTAACAATACAAACAGAGTATGAGCGTCAGCTTGATAAGATTAAGAGGAAAGAGGGAAGACGTGCCAAACGTGGTGCAGAAAATGGAATGAATGATTTTGGTGCTGATGATTTCTCATCCCTTCTTCAAGCAAGTGAAAGAAAGCAGCCATTTGATGACATGATTGGGACTGGAGAAGGGGAGAGTAGTTTCCAAGTAACCTCTCTTCCTCAAGGAACAACTCGGAAACATATGAAGGGGTACGAAGAAGTGAAAATTCCACCAACTCCTACAGCACCGTTGGGACCCAATGAGAAACTG ATTGAAATAAGAGAGTTGGATGATATTGCCCAAGCTGCTTTCCAGGGATACAAGTCACTCAACCGTGTTCAGAGCCGTATTTTTCAAGCCACATACAACACCAATGAGAACATTCTA GTTTGTGCTCCGACAGGTGCTGGCAAAACAAATATTGCAATGATCGCAGTTCTTCATGAG GTTAAACAGCACTTCAGGGAAGGCATTTTGCATAAAAATGAGTTCAAGATAGTGTATGTTGCACCAATGAAG GCCTTGGCTGCAGAGGTAACGGCAACATTTGGTCGTCGACTATCTCCATTGAACCTTGTTGTTAAAGAACTTACAGGCGACATGCAGTTGACCAGAAGTGAGATTGAGGAAACACAG ATGATAGTGACTACTCCTGAGAAGTGGGATGTCATTACACGCAAAAGCAGCGATATGGCACTGTCAATGCTGGTCAAGCTGATAATCATTGATGAAGTGCACCTGCTAAATGATGATAGAGGGTCAGTAATTGAGACACTAGTTGCTCGAACTCTTCGCCAG GTTGAGTCCATGCAATCAATGATTCGCATTGTTGGCCTATCTGCTACACTGCCTACTTACAAAGAG GTTGCAGAATTTTTGCGGGTTAATGCGGATACTGGCCTTTTCTACTTTGACTCGAGTTACCGTCCAGTTCCTCTTGCTCAACAGTACATTGGAATCACTGAAAGGGATTACGCCAAGAGAAATGATCTATTCAATAGTATTTGCTATGACAAG GTTGTGGAGTCCATTAAACAAGGTCATCAAGCATTGGTTTTTGTACATACCCGCAAAGATACAGGGAAAACCGCTAGAACCCTA ATTGACCTAGCTGCAAAAGCAGGGGAAGTGGAGTTATTTTCAAATGCAGACCATCCCCAATACGGATTGATCAAG AAAGATGTCAGTAAAGCTAAAAGTCGTGAAGTTACAGAATTTTTTGATTCTGGATTTGGCATACATAATGCTGGAATGATGCGTTCTGACCGAAATTTGATGGAGCGCTTGTTTGCTGATGGTCTCTTGAAA GTCCTTGTCTGTACAGCAACATTGGCTTGGGGAGTGAACTTACCAGCTCATACAGTTGTTATAAAG GGCACACAATTATATGATGCTAAAGCTGGCGGATGGCGAGATCTGGGGATGCTCGATGTGATGCAG ATCTTTGGACGTGCTGGGAGACCACAGTTTGATAAAAGTGGTGAAGGAATTATTATTACGACGCATGACAAATTGGCTTATTACTTGAGATTATTGACTAGTCAGCTTCCAATAGAAAGCCAG TTCCTTGGATCATTGAAAGATAATTTGAATGCTGAGGTTGCCTTGGGAACTGTAACAAATGTCAGGGAGGCCTGTGCCTGGCTTGGCTATACATACTTATTTAGAAGGATGAAGACTAATCCTCTGGTGTATGGGATAACTTGGGAAGAG GTGATCGGAGATCCTTCCATGGGCGCCAAGCAACGGTCATTTATTATTGATGCTGCACGTTCGCTAGACAAGGCTAAGATGATGCGCTATGATGAAAAGAGTGGCAACTTCTACTGCACAGAGCTCGGTCGAATTGCAAGTCACTTTTACCTTCAGTACTCCAGTGTTGAGACATACAACGAGATGCTTCGTCGTCACATGAGTGAAAGTGAG GTGATTAACATGGTGGCCCATTCCTCTGAATTTGAAAATATCGTAGTtagagaagaagaacaagatgaattaGAAACACTTGCCAGGAAAGCATGCCCATTGGAAGTTAAGGGTGGGCCGACTGACAAGCATGGGAAAATTTCAATTCTCATACAG GTTTTTATTTCCCGTGCCTCAGTTGACAGCTCCTCCTTACACTCTGATGCCCAATACATTAGTCAAAGCTTGGGTCGCATTATGAGGGCGTTGTTTGAGATTTGTCTGCGAAGGGGGTGGTCTGAGATGACATCCTTATTATTGGAATATTGCAAGGCCGTAGATCGCAAAATATGGCCACATCTCCATCCACTTAGGCAGTTCGATAGGGACATTTCTCCTGAG ATATTGTGGAAACTTGAGGAAAGAAATGTGGACCTGGACCGTCTTTATGAAATGGAGGAAAATGACATTGGAGCCCTCATTCGTTTTTCTCATCAGGGAAGG TTGGTTAAGCAGTATGTTGGATACTTCCCACATGTCAACTTATCTGCTTCCGTTAGTCCAATCACCAGGACTGTTCTGAAA GTGGACCTGCTTATAACTCCTGAATTTGTGTGGAAGGATCGTCACCATGGCATGTCACAACGATGGTTGATTATTGTGGAG GATTCTGAAAATGATACTATTTATCATTCGGAGCTCTTCACACTGACAAAGAAGATGGCAAGAGGTACACCTACAAAGATGTCCTTTAATATACCGATCTTCGAGCCTCATCCGCCGCAGTACTATATCCGAGCTGTATCAGACTCCTGGTTGCATGCGGAGTCAATCTTTACCGTCTCTTTTCATAATCTTACCTTGCCTCAG ACACAAATAACACACACTGAACTTTTGGACTTGAAGCCTCTTCCACTGAGCGCTCTTGGCAACAAAGCATACGAAGATTTGTATAGATTTACCCATTTCAATCCCATACAAACACAG GCTTTCCATGTTCTTTATCACACTGAAACCAATGTGCTCTTGGGAGCACCAACTGGGAGTGGCAAGACAATTTCTGCAGAACTAGCAATGCTTCATCTTTTCAATACCCAGCCGGACATGAAG GTAGTTTACATTGCTCCTCTAAAGGCTATAGTGCGAGAAAGAATGAATGATTGGAGACATCGGCTTGTTACTCAGCTTGGGAAGAAGATG GTTGAAATGACTGGTGATTTTACACCAGACATGGTGGCCCTATTATCAGCTGATATCATAATTTCGACCCCCGAAAAGTGGGATGGGATTAGTCGCAGCTGGCACAGTAGAAGTTATGTTATGAAg GTTGGACTCATGATATTAGACGAGATACATCTTCTTGGAGCTGACCGTGGGCCTATTCTTGAG GTCATCGTATCAAGAATGCGATACATATCATCACAAACGGAACGTTCAATTCGGTTTGTTGGTTTATCAACAGCATTAGCCAATGCTCG TGACTTAGCCGATTGGTTGGGCGTCAGAGATGATGGTCTGTTTAATTTCAAGCCCAGCGTGAGGCCTGTACCTCTTGAAGTGCATATTCAG GGATATCCTGGGAAGTTCTACTGCCCGAGAATGAATAGCATGAACAAACCAGCATATGCAGCCATATGTACTCATTCACCTGATAAACCAGTTCTCATTTTTGTGTCATCACGTCGACAGACGAGACTTACAGCTCTTGATCTCATTCAG CTTGCAGCATCTGATGAGAAACCAACGCAGTTCCTCAGCATGGCAGATAACTCTCTAGACATGATTCTTTCACAAGTCACTGATAGCAATTTGAGACATACACTTCAGTTTGGAATAGGTCTGCATCATGCAGGTCTAAATGATAGAGATAGATCCTTGGTTGAGGAACTCTTTTCAAACAACAAGATTCAG GTACTAGTATGCACTAGCACACTGGCTTGGGGTGTCAATCTTCCAGCTCACCTGGTCATAATCAAG GGTACTGAATACTATGATGGGAAAACAAAAAGATATGTTGATTATGTTATCACAGATATTCTGCAAATGATGGGTCGTGCAGGCCGGCCACAATATGACCAACATGGCAAAGCTGTTATTCTTGTTCATGAACCAAAAAAGAGCTTTTATAAGAAG TTCTTGTATGAACCGTTCCCTGTTGAAAGTAATCTGAGGGAGCACTTGCACGATCACATAAATGCAGAGATTGTTTCGAGCACAATTGGTAATAAAGAGGAGGCAATTATCTATCTTACTTGGACTTACCTATACCGCAGACTG GTTGTTAATCCATCTTACTACGGATTGGAAGATACTGAAACATATACCTTGAATGCTTATCTCTCGAG GTTAGTGGAAACTACACTTGAAGATCTTGAAGACAGTGGATGCATAAAAGTGGATGACCATTCTGTGCAGTCTTTAATTTTGGGGAAAATAGCTTCACAATATTACCTTAGTTACCTTACCGTCTCAATGTTTGGGTCAAATATTGGTCCCAATACATCATTGGAA GCCTTTGTGCACATACTGTCAGCTGCTGCAGAATTCGACGAGCTTCCTGTACGTCATAATGAG GATACCTTGAATCGAACACTCTGCGAAAAGGTCCCTTATTCAGTTGACCAGCACCACCTTGATGACCCACATGTCAAGGCTAATTTACTCTTCCAG GCACACTTCTCCAGAGCAGAATTACCAATTAGTGACTATATCACTGACTTGAAGTCAATTCTTGATCAGAGCATACGTATTATACAGGCTATGATTGATGTATGTGCCAACAGTGGATGGCTTTCAAGTGCATTGACATGCATGCATCTCTTACAAATGATCATACAG GGTCTCTGGTTTGAGAGAGATTCATCACTCTTGATGTTACCATCCATGAATGATAACCTTCTAGATCATCTTAAAGGCAGAGGAGTTTCAACAGTTCTGAGCTTGCTAGATCGTTCTCGTGAAGAATTACACAAGTTGCTTCAACCGTTTTCTGCTGCAGAGTTGTATCAG GATCTGCAACATTTCCCTCGCCTTGATGTTAAAGTTAAGCTACAGAATGAAGATAAGGAGCAGTCAAAACCTCAAATGCTGAACATTAGAATGCAAATTAAAAATACGCGTCGTTCGCCAAGAGTATTTTCCTCTAAATTCCCTAAG GCGAAACAAGAAGCCTGGTGGCTGGTCCTGGGGAATATTACAAGCTCGGAGCTATATGGTCTGAAAAGAATAAGTTTTGCAGATCGTGTGCTTAACACTCGCATGGAATTGCCACCGATGTTGAATATGCAG GAGGCAAAGCTGATTGTTGTGTCAGATTGCTACCTTGGGTTTGATCAGGAGGTCTCCCTTGGGCATCTAGCGAAGGTCTAA